From the Roseateles sp. XES5 genome, one window contains:
- the alaS gene encoding alanine--tRNA ligase produces MSGVNEIRSTFLDYFRRNGHEVVASSPVVPGDDPTLLFTNAGMNQFKDVFLGFDKRAYTRATTSQKCIRAGGKHNDLDNVGYTARHHTFFEMLGNFSFGDYFKERAIELAWNLITKEFGIDKNRLLVTVYHTDDQAFDLWKKIAGFSDDRIIRIPTSDNFWAMGDTGPCGPCSEIFYDHGDHIWGGPPGSPEEDGDRFIEIWNLVFMQFEQLTKEERIDLPRPSIDTGMGLERIAALLQGKHDNYDIDLFRALIDASVEATGVPAEGEARASHRVIADHLRSSAFLIADGVLPAKDGRGYVLRRIMRRAMRHAQLLGAKDPLMWKLLPTLVGEMGRAYPELQRAEALISETLKLEETRFRTTLERGLNLLSDATTTLHKGDILDGETAFKLHDTYGFPVDLTQDALRGRGIGVDLSGFTDAMERQKAEARAHWAGSGEAATETVWFELREKLGATEFLGYDTETAEGVVQAIVRDGKTIDGAKAGDTVQIVVNQTPFYGESGGQLGDTGTITADNARLTVTETQKKGDGVFVHSALVAEGEIKVGDAVALTVDHARRSRLRANHSATHLLHEALREVLGTHVAQKGSLVAPERLRFDVSHPKPMSAEELRVIENMANEIIVQNSPVTTRLMTVDDAIAEGAMALFGEKYGDEVRVVSMGTGLHGAKANRPYSVELCGGTHVSATGEIGLVRVVSESAVGSGVRRLEALTGEAARAYLAEQDERVKTLATTLKVQPGEVLSRVEALVDERRKLERELTEAKKKLALSGGSAGGGDDGARDIAGIKYLGKVVTGVEPKDLKSLADEGKKSLGSGVVTFVGVSPDGKASAVVAVTDDLTGRFSAVDLVRKASEALGGKGGGGRPDMAQAGGPDGAKAGEAIEAVASALAG; encoded by the coding sequence ATGAGCGGCGTGAATGAGATCCGGTCGACTTTCCTCGACTATTTCCGCAGAAACGGTCACGAGGTCGTGGCCTCCAGCCCGGTCGTGCCCGGCGACGACCCGACGCTGCTCTTCACCAATGCGGGCATGAACCAGTTCAAGGACGTGTTCCTGGGCTTCGACAAGCGCGCCTACACCCGCGCCACCACCAGCCAGAAGTGCATCCGCGCCGGCGGCAAGCACAACGACCTGGACAACGTCGGCTACACCGCCCGCCACCACACCTTCTTCGAGATGCTGGGCAACTTCAGCTTCGGGGACTACTTCAAGGAACGCGCCATCGAACTTGCCTGGAACCTGATCACCAAGGAATTCGGCATCGACAAGAACCGCCTGCTGGTCACTGTCTACCACACCGACGACCAGGCCTTCGACCTGTGGAAGAAGATCGCCGGCTTCAGCGACGACCGCATCATCCGCATTCCGACCAGCGACAATTTCTGGGCGATGGGCGATACCGGCCCCTGTGGTCCCTGTTCGGAGATCTTCTACGATCACGGCGACCATATCTGGGGCGGCCCGCCCGGCTCGCCGGAAGAGGATGGCGACCGCTTCATCGAGATATGGAACCTTGTCTTCATGCAGTTCGAGCAGCTGACGAAGGAAGAGCGCATCGACCTGCCGCGCCCCTCCATCGACACCGGCATGGGCCTCGAGCGCATCGCCGCGCTGCTCCAGGGCAAGCATGACAATTACGACATCGACCTCTTCCGCGCGCTGATCGACGCTTCCGTCGAGGCGACCGGCGTTCCGGCCGAGGGCGAAGCCCGCGCCAGCCACCGCGTCATCGCCGATCACCTGCGCTCTTCCGCCTTCCTGATCGCCGACGGCGTTCTGCCGGCCAAGGACGGTCGCGGCTACGTGCTGCGCCGCATCATGCGCCGCGCCATGCGTCATGCCCAGCTTCTCGGCGCCAAGGACCCGCTGATGTGGAAGCTGCTTCCGACGCTGGTCGGCGAGATGGGCCGCGCCTACCCCGAACTGCAGCGCGCCGAGGCGCTGATCTCCGAGACGCTGAAGCTCGAAGAAACCCGCTTCCGCACCACGCTGGAGCGCGGCCTGAACCTGCTCTCCGACGCGACCACCACGCTGCACAAGGGCGATATCCTCGACGGCGAGACCGCCTTCAAGCTGCACGACACCTATGGCTTCCCGGTGGACCTGACGCAGGACGCGCTGCGCGGCCGCGGTATCGGCGTCGATCTCTCGGGCTTCACCGACGCCATGGAACGGCAGAAGGCCGAAGCGCGCGCCCATTGGGCCGGCTCCGGCGAAGCTGCGACGGAAACCGTCTGGTTCGAACTGCGCGAAAAGCTCGGTGCAACCGAGTTCCTCGGCTACGACACCGAGACCGCCGAGGGCGTCGTCCAGGCGATTGTCCGCGACGGCAAGACCATCGACGGCGCCAAGGCCGGCGACACCGTCCAGATCGTCGTGAACCAGACACCGTTCTACGGCGAATCCGGTGGCCAGTTGGGCGATACCGGCACGATCACGGCGGATAATGCGCGCCTGACGGTGACCGAGACCCAGAAGAAGGGCGACGGCGTCTTCGTGCACAGCGCACTTGTCGCCGAAGGCGAGATCAAGGTCGGCGATGCCGTGGCGCTCACGGTCGATCATGCCCGCCGCTCGCGCCTGCGCGCCAACCACTCGGCCACGCACCTGCTGCACGAGGCGTTGCGCGAGGTGCTCGGCACCCACGTCGCCCAGAAGGGTTCGCTCGTCGCGCCGGAGCGCTTGCGCTTCGACGTTTCGCATCCCAAGCCCATGTCGGCGGAAGAGTTGCGCGTCATCGAGAACATGGCCAACGAGATCATCGTGCAGAATTCGCCCGTCACCACGCGCCTGATGACGGTGGACGATGCGATTGCCGAGGGCGCGATGGCGCTCTTCGGTGAAAAATACGGCGACGAGGTGCGCGTGGTTTCCATGGGCACCGGCCTGCACGGCGCCAAGGCGAACCGGCCGTACTCCGTCGAGCTTTGCGGCGGCACGCATGTGTCCGCCACGGGCGAGATCGGTCTGGTGCGCGTCGTTTCGGAAAGCGCCGTCGGCTCGGGCGTGCGTCGCCTCGAAGCCCTGACGGGGGAAGCTGCCCGCGCCTATCTTGCCGAGCAGGACGAGCGCGTGAAGACGCTGGCGACGACCCTCAAGGTCCAGCCGGGCGAGGTGCTGTCCCGCGTCGAGGCGCTGGTCGACGAGCGCCGCAAGCTGGAGCGTGAATTGACGGAAGCCAAGAAGAAGCTGGCGCTTTCGGGCGGTTCCGCCGGCGGCGGCGACGATGGCGCGCGCGACATCGCGGGCATCAAGTATCTCGGCAAGGTCGTCACCGGCGTCGAGCCGAAGGACCTGAAGAGCCTGGCGGATGAAGGCAAGAAGAGCCTCGGCTCCGGCGTCGTCACCTTCGTCGGCGTTTCGCCCGATGGCAAGGCGAGCGCCGTGGTCGCCGTCACCGACGACCTGACCGGTCGTTTCAGCGCCGTCGACCTCGTGCGCAAGGCATCCGAGGCGCTCGGCGGCAAGGGCGGCGGCGGCCGACCCGACATGGCGCAGGCCGGCGGGCCCGATGGCGCCAAGGCGGGCGAGGCCATCGAGGCGGTCGCTTCGGCGCTTGCCGGCTGA
- a CDS encoding GGDEF domain-containing protein, with protein MIEDIISISTLMICTFLSTLVVGIFMFQVWFTDRRHAAAGYWCLSMWVGALCTILSALRPIGYPLLTVGLSNALVALGYALMWAGFRVFDRRAVHWPAVLAGPVVWSLAYLFVPQVSGDVNNRIILSSVIITAYSLWMGIDIWRGRRSEPLPSRTMSAIFFLTHGLIYSLRIPMAVIAPVQLAHGTAYSPWFALFSLELFAHTILAAVAMLVLIKERGEALYRQLSRTDTLTGIANRGSFLDDMRMHLSGKAEGTLMIFDLDRFKAINDTYGHVAGDAVLKRFSARVSSWLEEGMLFCRFGGEEFALFAPGHGIDHAERFAESLRREVAAMGVSHEGREIGISVSIGLADAATFGTDFDRLHSAADSALYAAKEGGRNRVMRAAPATALASLAERMRKPAALSVAG; from the coding sequence TTGATTGAAGACATCATCAGCATCTCAACCTTGATGATCTGCACCTTCCTGTCGACCCTGGTCGTCGGGATTTTCATGTTCCAGGTCTGGTTCACCGACCGGCGCCATGCGGCGGCCGGCTACTGGTGCCTGTCCATGTGGGTCGGTGCGCTCTGCACCATTCTCAGCGCGCTTCGCCCGATAGGCTATCCGTTGCTGACGGTCGGCCTCAGCAATGCGCTCGTGGCCCTCGGCTATGCGCTGATGTGGGCGGGGTTTCGGGTCTTCGACCGGCGCGCGGTCCATTGGCCGGCGGTGCTGGCCGGGCCTGTCGTCTGGAGCCTTGCCTATCTGTTCGTGCCGCAGGTTTCCGGTGATGTGAACAACCGTATCATCCTCTCGTCCGTCATCATCACGGCCTATTCGCTCTGGATGGGCATCGACATCTGGCGCGGACGGCGCAGCGAACCGCTGCCGTCGCGCACCATGTCTGCGATCTTCTTCCTGACGCACGGCCTCATCTATTCGCTGCGCATTCCCATGGCGGTCATCGCGCCGGTGCAGCTTGCGCACGGCACGGCCTATTCGCCGTGGTTCGCGCTCTTCTCGTTGGAACTGTTCGCCCATACGATCCTTGCCGCCGTCGCCATGCTGGTGCTCATCAAGGAACGGGGCGAAGCGCTTTACCGGCAACTTTCGCGTACCGACACGCTGACGGGCATCGCCAATCGCGGCTCCTTCCTCGATGACATGCGCATGCACCTGTCCGGCAAGGCCGAGGGCACGCTGATGATTTTCGACCTCGACCGCTTCAAGGCGATCAACGACACCTATGGCCATGTCGCGGGCGATGCGGTGCTGAAGCGCTTTTCCGCCCGGGTTTCGTCCTGGCTGGAGGAGGGCATGCTGTTCTGCCGCTTCGGCGGGGAGGAGTTTGCCCTCTTCGCGCCGGGTCACGGCATCGACCATGCGGAGCGTTTCGCAGAGAGCCTGCGGCGCGAGGTTGCGGCGATGGGCGTTTCGCATGAGGGGCGGGAGATCGGCATTTCCGTCAGCATCGGTCTTGCCGATGCCGCGACCTTCGGTACGGATTTCGACCGGCTGCATTCGGCGGCCGACAGCGCGCTCTATGCCGCCAAGGAAGGCGGCCGCAACCGCGTGATGCGGGCGGCGCCCGCCACCGCGCTCGCTAGCCTTGCCGAACGCATGCGCAAGCCGGCGGCATTGAGCGTAGCCGGCTAA
- a CDS encoding SulP family inorganic anion transporter — translation MTDTLMPKLASVFAEGYGPARLRADALSGLTVAIVALPLSMAIAIASGVTPDRGLYTAIVGGFLVSALGGSRFQVGGPAGAFIVLVSATVARHGVDGLLLATFLAGIMLALAGYLRLGKYIKFIPYPVTVGFTAGIAVIIFASQIGELFGLKLAGREPGPIVEKLMALWAARASVTPAAVGVAGLTIAIILVLRRLRPTWPNLLIAVAVASAATALLSLPADTIGSRFGGIPRSLPMPALPSFSPDLVLAVLPDAIAFALLGAIESLLSAVVADGMTGRRHRSSMELIAQGFANVGSALFGGICVTGTIARTATNVRSGATSPVSGMLHATFLLIFMLVAAPLAGYIPLAALAGVLAVVSFNMVERPAIAALLRSSRGDAAVLAVTFLLVVFRDLTEGIVVGFLLGAVLFIDRMGKTVAVREEAVPRLVRAIEDAGEDSGLPERPVVADDPDTVVYRISGVFFFGAAASVSSVLDRIADRRRNFVLDCTDVPFLDSTAASVIEGLVRKAERAGVRVFIAGLKPDLRRMLEAHDLHASRVAFPPTVDAALAEIANR, via the coding sequence ATGACCGATACGTTGATGCCCAAGCTCGCCAGCGTCTTCGCGGAGGGTTACGGGCCGGCGCGCCTTCGGGCGGACGCCTTGTCCGGTTTGACGGTCGCCATCGTGGCTCTGCCGCTGTCCATGGCGATCGCCATTGCCTCCGGCGTCACGCCGGACCGCGGCCTCTACACCGCCATCGTCGGTGGTTTCCTGGTCTCGGCGCTCGGCGGCAGCCGCTTCCAGGTGGGCGGACCGGCTGGCGCCTTCATCGTGCTCGTCTCGGCAACGGTCGCCCGCCACGGCGTCGACGGCCTGCTGCTCGCCACCTTCCTCGCCGGCATCATGCTGGCGCTGGCGGGATATCTGCGGCTCGGCAAATACATCAAGTTCATTCCCTATCCCGTGACCGTCGGCTTCACGGCGGGCATCGCCGTCATCATCTTCGCCAGCCAGATCGGCGAACTCTTCGGCCTGAAACTCGCCGGACGCGAGCCCGGCCCCATCGTCGAAAAGCTGATGGCGCTCTGGGCGGCGCGCGCGAGCGTCACTCCTGCCGCCGTCGGTGTCGCCGGCCTCACCATCGCGATCATCCTCGTCCTGCGCCGCCTGCGCCCCACCTGGCCGAACCTTCTGATCGCGGTCGCCGTCGCCTCCGCGGCGACCGCCCTTCTCTCCCTGCCGGCCGATACGATCGGCAGCCGCTTCGGCGGCATTCCGCGCAGTCTGCCGATGCCCGCGCTTCCGTCCTTTTCGCCGGATCTCGTGCTCGCCGTCCTGCCGGACGCCATCGCCTTCGCGCTGCTCGGCGCCATCGAATCGCTGCTCTCGGCTGTCGTCGCCGATGGCATGACCGGCCGGCGGCATCGCTCCAGCATGGAGCTGATCGCCCAGGGTTTTGCCAATGTCGGCTCGGCGCTGTTCGGCGGCATCTGCGTGACCGGCACCATCGCGCGCACCGCGACGAATGTGCGCTCGGGCGCCACCAGCCCGGTCTCCGGCATGCTGCATGCCACCTTCCTCCTGATCTTCATGCTCGTCGCCGCACCGCTCGCCGGCTATATCCCGCTTGCCGCGCTTGCCGGCGTGCTCGCCGTCGTCTCCTTCAACATGGTCGAGCGCCCCGCCATCGCCGCGCTCCTGCGCTCCTCGCGGGGCGATGCGGCGGTGCTGGCCGTCACCTTCCTGCTGGTCGTCTTCCGCGACCTGACCGAAGGCATCGTCGTCGGCTTCCTTCTGGGCGCCGTGCTCTTCATCGATCGCATGGGAAAGACGGTCGCCGTTCGCGAGGAAGCCGTCCCGCGCCTCGTGCGCGCCATCGAGGATGCCGGGGAGGACAGCGGACTGCCGGAGCGGCCGGTCGTGGCGGACGATCCCGATACCGTGGTCTACCGCATCAGCGGCGTCTTCTTCTTCGGCGCGGCGGCCAGCGTCAGTTCGGTGCTCGACCGCATCGCTGACCGGCGGCGCAACTTCGTGCTCGATTGCACCGATGTGCCCTTCCTCGATTCGACCGCCGCCAGCGTCATCGAAGGGCTCGTGCGCAAGGCGGAGCGGGCCGGCGTGCGCGTCTTCATCGCCGGGCTGAAACCCGACCTCAGGCGGATGCTCGAGGCGCACGATCTGCACGCATCCCGCGTCGCATTTCCCCCGACGGTCGACGCCGCCCTGGCGGAGATCGCAAATCGTTAG
- a CDS encoding GyrI-like domain-containing protein has product MSDNEIWAAYEKRLLRVSAYIYEHLDEDLDLDRLSEIACLSAHHWHRVYRAVHNETLATTVRRLRLHRAAGDLVRSETAVRDIAARWGYPNLQSFTRAFAAFYGMPPARYRKEGSHRAFETHCERESPRMFDVTVRTLPEQTLLGVPHSGSYMGIGKAFEALYGALFSRNIFQPDMRMVGVFLDDPDLVAEEKLRSFACVTASGDVSAEAPLVRRTLAGGDYAVLRHKGPYANMGSAYRWLYGTWLPASGRSIRDEVMFESYLNNPREVPPNELVTEICLPLQPAVEAAA; this is encoded by the coding sequence ATGAGTGACAACGAAATCTGGGCCGCCTACGAGAAACGCCTGCTGCGGGTCTCCGCCTATATTTACGAGCATCTGGACGAGGATCTCGACCTTGACCGGCTGTCGGAAATCGCCTGCCTTTCCGCCCATCACTGGCACCGCGTCTACCGGGCCGTGCACAACGAGACGCTGGCGACGACCGTGCGCCGGCTTCGTCTGCACCGCGCGGCGGGCGATCTGGTGCGCAGCGAGACCGCCGTCCGGGACATCGCCGCGCGCTGGGGCTACCCCAACCTGCAATCCTTCACGCGCGCCTTCGCGGCCTTCTACGGCATGCCGCCTGCGCGCTACCGCAAGGAAGGGTCCCATCGCGCCTTCGAAACCCATTGCGAAAGGGAGTCCCCCCGCATGTTCGACGTGACCGTCCGTACCCTTCCCGAGCAGACGCTGCTCGGCGTTCCCCATTCCGGGTCCTATATGGGCATCGGCAAGGCCTTCGAGGCGCTTTACGGCGCCTTGTTTTCCCGCAACATCTTCCAGCCGGACATGCGCATGGTCGGCGTCTTCCTCGACGATCCCGATCTGGTGGCGGAGGAAAAGCTGCGCTCCTTCGCCTGCGTCACCGCGTCGGGCGACGTGTCGGCGGAAGCGCCGCTTGTGCGCCGTACGCTTGCCGGCGGCGACTACGCTGTCCTGCGCCACAAGGGGCCCTATGCCAATATGGGGTCGGCCTATCGCTGGCTCTACGGCACCTGGCTTCCGGCGTCCGGCCGCTCGATCCGCGACGAAGTGATGTTCGAATCCTATCTCAACAACCCGCGCGAGGTGCCGCCGAACGAACTCGTCACGGAAATCTGCCTGCCGCTCCAGCCGGCGGTCGAAGCGGCGGCCTGA
- a CDS encoding glutathione S-transferase family protein — MAEELVFYSNPMSRGRIARWMLEETGAPYRTEWLTFEGSMKAADYLSVNPMGKVPAIRHGTTVVTEAAAICVYLADAFPEANLAPPTAQRGDYYRWLFFAAGPLEMAVSLKAFGLTVPKERERSIGCGSYESVMDTLSHAVTRQSYIAGDRFTAADVYVGSHISWGLQFGSLEARPEFQAYWGRLKDRPAYIKATAIDDEEMHRQLQAMKA, encoded by the coding sequence ATGGCCGAAGAGCTTGTCTTTTACAGCAACCCGATGTCGCGCGGACGCATCGCACGGTGGATGCTGGAGGAAACCGGCGCCCCTTACCGCACGGAATGGCTGACCTTCGAGGGCTCGATGAAGGCGGCCGACTATCTCTCGGTCAATCCCATGGGCAAGGTGCCCGCCATCCGTCACGGCACGACCGTTGTCACCGAGGCGGCCGCGATCTGCGTCTATCTCGCCGATGCCTTCCCCGAAGCAAACCTCGCACCGCCGACCGCCCAGCGCGGCGACTATTATCGCTGGCTGTTCTTCGCGGCCGGCCCGCTGGAAATGGCCGTCTCGCTGAAGGCCTTCGGCCTGACGGTTCCGAAGGAGCGCGAGCGCAGCATCGGCTGCGGCAGCTACGAATCCGTGATGGACACGCTCTCCCATGCCGTCACGCGCCAATCCTATATCGCCGGCGATCGCTTCACGGCGGCCGACGTCTATGTCGGTTCCCATATCAGCTGGGGCCTGCAATTCGGCTCGCTCGAGGCACGGCCGGAATTCCAGGCCTATTGGGGCCGGCTCAAGGATCGTCCCGCCTATATCAAGGCGACGGCCATCGACGACGAGGAAATGCATCGCCAGCTTCAGGCGATGAAGGCCTAG
- a CDS encoding multidrug effflux MFS transporter, producing MSGLSPESAQRLKGMGKIEFIALMALLMALNALAIDIMLPGLQEIGASLGVENENHRQYVISAYLIGFAFAQLAYGPVSDRFGRRVPMFIGLAIYIVSSLCAILVPSFAALLALRFIQGIGSAAMRVITVSIVRDIFGGRAMAEVMSLIMMVFMVVPVLAPGTGQVVMLFGDWHLIFVFMAVMAAVIWAWMYFRLPETLHPEDVRPFTVRSVLAGFRIVLTDRVALCYTLASTFIFGALFGFINSAQQIYVGIYGLGVWFPVAFAGVAAFMALSSFVNARLVGRFGMRRLSHGALMGFLAVNTLWMLLTLLWPGHLPFALFIVLFALSMFQFGWIGSNFNSLAMEPLGHVAGTASSVLGFMGTAGGTIIGAIIGQSFNGTALPLVTGFFTLSIIGLIFVLIAERGKLFQPHNKPV from the coding sequence ATGTCTGGACTTTCCCCTGAATCGGCCCAGCGCCTCAAAGGCATGGGCAAGATAGAATTCATCGCGCTCATGGCGCTTCTGATGGCGCTCAACGCGCTTGCCATCGACATCATGCTGCCCGGTCTCCAGGAGATCGGCGCCAGCCTCGGCGTCGAGAACGAGAACCATCGGCAATATGTCATTTCCGCCTACCTGATCGGCTTCGCCTTCGCGCAGCTCGCCTACGGCCCGGTATCCGACCGCTTCGGCCGCCGCGTGCCCATGTTCATCGGCCTTGCCATCTATATCGTGTCGTCGCTCTGCGCGATCCTCGTGCCGAGCTTCGCCGCGCTTCTCGCGCTGCGCTTCATCCAGGGCATCGGCTCGGCCGCCATGCGCGTCATCACCGTCTCCATCGTCCGCGACATCTTCGGCGGGCGCGCGATGGCCGAGGTGATGTCGCTGATCATGATGGTCTTCATGGTCGTTCCGGTGCTTGCTCCCGGCACGGGCCAGGTCGTCATGCTGTTCGGCGACTGGCATCTCATCTTCGTCTTCATGGCGGTGATGGCGGCCGTCATCTGGGCCTGGATGTATTTCCGCCTGCCGGAAACGCTGCATCCCGAAGACGTGCGTCCCTTCACGGTGCGCTCGGTCCTCGCCGGCTTCCGCATCGTGCTGACGGACCGTGTGGCCCTCTGCTATACGCTCGCCAGCACCTTCATCTTCGGCGCGCTGTTCGGCTTCATCAACTCCGCGCAGCAGATCTATGTCGGCATCTACGGGCTTGGCGTCTGGTTCCCGGTCGCCTTCGCGGGCGTCGCCGCCTTCATGGCGCTGTCGTCCTTCGTCAATGCCCGTCTGGTCGGCCGGTTCGGCATGCGACGCCTGTCGCACGGCGCGCTGATGGGCTTCCTGGCGGTCAATACGCTCTGGATGCTGCTGACGCTGCTCTGGCCGGGCCACCTGCCCTTCGCGCTGTTCATCGTGCTCTTCGCGCTCTCGATGTTCCAGTTCGGCTGGATCGGCTCGAACTTCAACTCGCTGGCGATGGAACCGCTCGGCCACGTCGCCGGCACGGCCTCCTCCGTGCTCGGCTTCATGGGCACGGCCGGCGGCACGATCATCGGCGCGATCATCGGCCAGTCCTTCAACGGCACGGCCCTGCCGCTGGTCACGGGCTTCTTCACGCTGTCGATCATCGGCCTGATCTTCGTGCTGATCGCCGAGCGCGGAAAGCTCTTCCAGCCGCACAACAAGCCGGTGTGA
- the grxD gene encoding Grx4 family monothiol glutaredoxin: protein MSGIHDFIANEVKTNDVVLFMKGTPEFPQCGFSGQVVQILDYVGVDYKGINVLADADIRQGIKDYSNWPTIPQLYVKGEFVGGCDIVREMFQSGELQSHLEGQGITVKGAA, encoded by the coding sequence ATGAGCGGCATCCACGATTTCATCGCCAACGAAGTGAAGACCAACGACGTCGTCCTCTTCATGAAGGGCACGCCGGAATTCCCGCAGTGTGGGTTCTCCGGTCAGGTCGTGCAGATCCTCGACTACGTGGGTGTGGACTACAAGGGCATCAACGTGCTCGCCGACGCCGACATCCGCCAGGGCATCAAGGACTATTCCAACTGGCCGACCATCCCGCAGCTTTACGTGAAGGGTGAGTTCGTCGGCGGTTGCGACATCGTGCGCGAGATGTTCCAGTCGGGCGAATTGCAGTCCCATCTTGAGGGACAGGGTATTACGGTCAAGGGCGCTGCCTGA
- a CDS encoding BolA/IbaG family iron-sulfur metabolism protein: MAMSAGDIETLIKQGIPDAKVTIRDLAGDGDHYAAEVVAESFRGKSRVQQHQMVYEALKGNMGGVLHALALQTSAPD, translated from the coding sequence GTGGCAATGAGCGCCGGCGACATCGAAACACTCATCAAGCAAGGCATTCCGGACGCCAAGGTGACGATCCGCGACCTTGCCGGCGACGGCGATCATTATGCAGCCGAGGTGGTCGCGGAGAGCTTCCGCGGCAAGAGCCGGGTGCAGCAGCATCAGATGGTCTATGAAGCGCTGAAGGGCAACATGGGTGGCGTCCTGCATGCCCTCGCCCTGCAGACCTCCGCGCCGGACTGA